The nucleotide sequence aatttctatttattgtgttattattatattatttatttattatgttattgtcattattggaattatatttattgttgttatttagtttttaagttacgcggtgcaccgtggtgctgcataattgtattttgcatggaaatgtttgccacctactaattatatttcttgtactcgaaatcttgtctcgtttttgtctcttcccactagtggcatgtgattgtttttttttatgatttgctccgagtttgggaggggcgcgcttccgagacctcctgtctttttcgctaactcggaacagcTGTAATTGGTAAGCCTAGGTCAATCTTGGTTATTATGCAGTGCAGTGAAAGTTACAATGTTAGTGATAATATCATAGGTATggtttattatgtttgtttatagcTTTGTTGTAAGCTCTCATTTCCAAAATGTCTCAAAATGTTGGTGATTTTTGTCATTAGAGAACTTGTTCATCTGTTAGACTCAAACAACCTAGGCCTTGACAGCGACACCTAGGTTTCCCTTTGTGCTTTCTGTAACCCCAGGTTAAGCCAATGTTTcagcaaaagttaaaaattagtgtttattcattgtaaacataacataattagtaaaatatttccatatcaaactttactttttttgttttaatttttgaaaatgatgGGTACCACAGTAACACATTTAGCCTTCCGTGTACTCGTATTTGCGGtttcttacaatatatttaatttttcttgaagAGAACCTGGATACCATTATACATTTTCTGAGATTAGATAAAACGAAGAATAAATTGGCTATCTCAGATTCTAGTATTTATTATCTATACTATCACACTTTACAAGGTGTAATCCcaccacaaataaaattttagtgtgatcatatgttttaatgttttatgaccTTAatgcataatgtttttaatactataattatcTCTACATTCtcctgaaaaaattattacacataatatagtatatagttaaaatttgtgttttacaaaatgttaaagtaCGGATATAAAAATGGCCTGTCGTGATGAAAAAGTGATTGCCAGCTCTAGGGTTAAGTAGGACAATACTTAGAAATAGGCTTGTACcaagaaaatattattccatTGTGATGGTTCAAAGGTGAGGTACTTGCGATTGACTCTTACTTCAATTGTTGCGCGTGTTTAAGGAAAAATACTTAAGGAATTGCATTCACATACACAGTAGAATTTAAATTCCTGTCCTAATCAAGAAAACTAGTTCAGTTTGTCTCatcgctatatatatatatatatatatatatatatatatatatgtgtgtgtgtgtgtgtgtgtgtgtgtgtgtgtgtgtgtgtgtgtgtgtgtgtgtgtgtgtgtgtgtgtgtgtgtgtgtgtgtgtaggctAAAGAAGCCTACTTTAACCAACTTTTACTACCGCCAATCTACTTCGGTATAAAGGATAGTAGAATGAAAAAACTTATCTTCCTTACGAGTATGTTTTTACTCTTCACTAGACCAACATTGGTGCTAAATCTAATGCTTACGTCAAACAAATTCCCAACTATGAAATGTATGCTTACCTTGTAGGATAACCAGTTCGCTGTATTTGCTTACACTCTCCGTATTAGCTTTGTTGATTATGGAAGGAAGGATCCATAATCAATTGCATTAGTTCTTCAAATGTATGAATAGCCTTTATGGAAAGTTCATACAGTATTGTTTTCCTTTTGCTTTCCAATCTCAGTTCGCTAAATCTCTTCTTTTTATAGTCCAATTCATAGACCTACTAAACCCTCGATggttttctgaaataaaagattGCACTGTGTGTCTGGTGCATTGCTTTGTGATTTCATTTGAAATCGTTATGGGTTTACTGAGCtcgattgtttttttcaaattgtagTCAGTTACAGAGCTTTGCCGAGGAAGATCAAAtatctgtcaaacgacttttaacaTTCATTCAGTTTGTATAAACGGCAAAGcctgatttaataaaaattgaattacaaaaattacttgttccgccgggactcaaacgcGGCTCTTTAACTTAGTATgtataaaacaaagaattttggGAATGATCTTACAAGATAATGTGTCGGACGtctcaatttatttgtttttatactcTATGGTCTCGCTATAATCCCGATTGAAGAGTTCATTGGTCACACAAAGCCAAAAGTCTCCAACGGGATTCTGGTAGTCATATATGGGAttgatagttataaatttaatatgttggGTCGTAAGAAagagtaaacaatatttttttttaatcatgattTTCTTATTCATGTGCCATTGCAGTTTTAATGTGCAATTGTTTCGCCTTTTGTTTCCAAAACGTAATTTGTTGAAGGACCAGTTTGGTGTTGTGGAGAACAAATCCGTCCGGAACTCCATAGTTGGGCGGATTGGCTTTAGGGTCGTAACCAAGTTTTAAACAACATCGGGGCAATTTTGTCCATATCATCCACAACATCCTGAGGATAGAACCCGACCCACTTGTCCAGAGGCTCGGTGTTGATTGGTTTGATGATTTGGTCAGAAGATTTCTCCAGCCTGTAAAGATATTTAGAGATTAGTATAGTCCATTTCCTCTCGAGTTCTAGCATCTAAACCGATTCtctatattttattgcattatttgttaaatatcatTGCGAACTAACCAATGTCTCCAGTGTGGCAAACGGACTTGAGTgtggtaatttttttcttaaaaaattacgatacgaataattagttaataataacaaactcCTAAAATTGAAAAATGGATTTCTATATGTACTAATTTCAGcaacaatatgttttataatttaatgtaaattttataaaaaatttaaaaatggtaagtataatttttagtactataatttcaatacttattaaaaaaccATACATTATTACAACAATGACCGATAatgaatataattgtttaatggATATTATAAGAATATGAATAATAGTTGTTATATGAGTTAAAATTTAATGAGATAGGTTAAACTAGTGTTGCACTGTCTGTCTAGCTACACcacatgtatttataataattgtatataacttAGTAATCACTTTGGATGAATTTTGGGAAAAGATATGGaaaagagaaatatataaattcaataggAGTTTGTCATTAAAATCTACGTGTATTAATGTAACCCAAATGGCTGTAGATTGTTAATAGTTAGGTTTTTTAAAGATAATGTGCCAGTAGaagaagttaaattaaattgGACGAGAACAATTCAGTTATTGACGAAATCACTAAAGTTAACGACGAGGCTAATCAGTCTTCTTGGTCGAAACTGTTACAGGTTAAGAGAAATGAATTTCAGGCAATAATA is from Homalodisca vitripennis isolate AUS2020 unplaced genomic scaffold, UT_GWSS_2.1 ScUCBcl_6899;HRSCAF=14331, whole genome shotgun sequence and encodes:
- the LOC124373989 gene encoding LOW QUALITY PROTEIN: protein-tyrosine sulfotransferase 1-like (The sequence of the model RefSeq protein was modified relative to this genomic sequence to represent the inferred CDS: deleted 2 bases in 2 codons) produces the protein VTVSGLDFHNLRASLEEWNRAVGYMYNQCQSIGPSRCMMVHYEQLVLHPARWMKEVLEFLEVPWNEKVLHHESQINKSGGISLSRLEKSSDQIIKPINTEPLDKWVGFYPQDVVDDMDKIAPMLLKLGYDPKANPPNYGVPDGFVLHNTKLVLQQITFWKQKAKQLHIKTAMAHE